The following DNA comes from Catenulispora sp. MAP5-51.
TTCACCAACCTGCTCAACTGGGCGCGTGAGCTGGGGTTTCGCCTTGCGATCGTGGACCGTCTGGGCGATTCGGAGCCGTCCCCGATCACTTGGGAGGATGACGGTGCGCCGTGGGAAGTGCAGGAGATGCGTCGGCTGGCGCCACAGCTGAAGTCCCGGCGGCTGGCCCGCAGAATCTCGCAGACGGATCTCGGCTTGATCGTCGGTGTCAGCAGATCGTCTCTCCAGCGCTGGGAGGACGGCGAGCAATTGCCCCGACTGATCGCGCTCATCGTTTGGGCCGATCGGCTGGATCTCGCCGTTGAGCTGCAAGCGCTGCCCGGAGATGACCGAAAACAAACACCACATCCGGCACCCTGAACATGCTGATACCGGCCTCCACCAGCCCGATTGCTACTTGCTGGGGCTTGGTGGCAGACAAATACAGTTTGTCGTGAATAGCTCTGGAACCTGACAAAAACCCATGCCACCATATGCGCGGAGCTACGTTCTGTAGTGCAGTTGGGGGCACCCGTGCAGTACAAAATGTTCGGCCCAGTGGGCGTGCGCGTCCGAGAACGTTTCCACCTGGCCGGTTCTCCTCGGGAACAGGCCGTACTTGCCGTCCTGTTGATGGAACGCCGTCGAGCGGTCCCAGCGCGGACGATTGCCGACAGGTTGTGGGATGACGACCCGCCAGACGGTTTTCGCAGTACCCTGGCATCCTACGTCTCGCGCCTGCGCCGACAGCTGCGCAGCGCCGACGAAGCGGCCGGGCATATCGCCAACGGCCCCGCCGGATACCGCCTAGACGTCCCGGTGGAGCAGGTCGACGTGCATTGTTTCGACCAACTGGTGTCGCAGGCGCAGTCCCGTGCCGTCACCGACCCTTCTTCCGCACGGAAACTCTTCCGCCAGGCTGAGGCGCTCTGGAGTGGAGAGCCACTCGCAGGCGTGACAGGAGCCTGGGCCGCTACAGTTCGCAGGATCCTGACTGAGAAGCGCCGCACCGCCATCCTGCGCCGCATCGAGTTGGACCTGTGCGACGACGGCACCGCCGCCGAAGCGGTCGTGGAGCTGACCGAGCTGTCAGCGTCGAACGGTACCGACCAGCGCGTGGCCAAA
Coding sequences within:
- a CDS encoding helix-turn-helix domain-containing protein; its protein translation is MGLRVNAAVQRRSNAIQLQLLAAREAAGVSREELSKTLRVSNRTLRDWERRYESPSFTNLLNWARELGFRLAIVDRLGDSEPSPITWEDDGAPWEVQEMRRLAPQLKSRRLARRISQTDLGLIVGVSRSSLQRWEDGEQLPRLIALIVWADRLDLAVELQALPGDDRKQTPHPAP